Proteins encoded in a region of the Cheilinus undulatus linkage group 8, ASM1832078v1, whole genome shotgun sequence genome:
- the prpf3 gene encoding U4/U6 small nuclear ribonucleoprotein Prp3, which produces MSLPKREVEELRPWVERTVKKVLGFSEPTVVTAALHCVGKGLDKRKTTDQLRPFLDDSAGGFVERLFEALEESRSSRGSKGGGEKNRKRELKDVFGDEAETGAMRETLESTDGTVAKRKRVPRFEEVEEPEVIPGPPSESPGMLTKMQIKQMMEAATKQIEERKKQLSFASAVPSAQLNNTQMESPAVSRLLGQAAAASGGASSIAPSQAASFMNDAIEKARKAAELQARIQSQLAMKPGILGALGNTGPHNLVALANLHAMGIAPPKVEIKEVNKPTPLILDDKGRTVDASGKEVELTHRMPTLKANIRAVKREQFRQQLKEKPGEDLESTSYFDHRVSILPPQRPRKGFRFHEQGRFEKIAQRIRTKAQLERLQSEIAQAAKKTGIQASTKLALIAPKKEIGDGEVPNIEWWDSFILPSNIDITPDTKFEELELFGVTNLVEHPAQMSPPVDNDKPVTLGVYLTKKEQKKLRRQTRREGQKEVQEKVRLGLMPPPEPKVRISNLMRVLGTEAVQDPTKVEAHVRAQMAKRQKAHEEANAARKLTAEQRKEKKVKKLKEDLTDGVHIAVYRIRNLQNPAKKFKVEANANQLYLTGTVVLHKDVNLVVVEGGPKSQKKFKRLMMHRIKWEEHNSKRDDPDGDDDTKRNNKCWLIWEGTAKERSFGDMKFKQCPTESMAREHFKKHGTEHYWDLALSQSVLDCTDD; this is translated from the exons ATGTCTCTTCCCAAGCGGGAGGTGGAGGAGCTGAGGCCATGGGTGGAGCGCACCGTGAAGAAGGTACTGGGCTTCTCAGAGCCCACAGTGGTTACTGCGGCTTTGCACTGTGTTGGAAAGGGACTGGACAAAAGGAAAACCACAG ACCAGCTGCGTCCATTCCTTGATGACTCTGCAGGAGGTTTTGTGGAGCGCCTTTTTGAAGCTCTTGAGGAAAGCCGCAGTTCTCGTGGCAgcaaaggaggaggagaaaagaacCGCAAGAGAGAACTGAAG GATGTGTTTGGCGATGAGGCTGAAACAGGTGCCATGAGAGAAACTTTAGAGTCTACAGATGGGACAGTTGCAAAGCGGAAACGCGTTCCTCGATTTGAGGAGGTGGAAGAGCCTGAGGTCATTCCTGGACCTCCATCTGAGAGCCCTGGCATGCTCACTAAGATGCAG ATAAAACAAATGATGGAGGCGGCCACTAAGCAGATAGAGGAAAGGAAGAAGCAACTGAGTTTTGCCTCTGCAGTCCCTTCAGCACAGTTGAACAAT ACACAAATGGAGTCCCCTGCAGTTTCCCGACTTCTTGGCCAGGCTGCTGCAGCTTCAGGTGGTGCCTCATCCATCGCCCCCTCCCAGGCTGCCAGCTTCATGAACGATGCTATTGAGAAGGCCCGCAAAGCTGCTGAACTACAGGCCCGCATCCAGTCCCAGTTAGCCATGAAGCCTGGTATACTGGGAGCCTTGGGGAACACTGGGCCTCACAACCTGGTTGCTTTAGCGAATCTACATGCTATGGGAATTGCGCCACC AAAAGTAGAAATCAAGGAGGTCAATAAGCCAACGCCTCTTATTCTGGATGACAAAGGAAGAACTGTTGACGCCAGTGGAAAAGAAGTGGAACTAACGCATCGCATGCCTACACTGAAAG CAAACATCAGGGCAGTAAAGAGGGAGCAGTTCCGTCAGCAGCTAAAGGAGAAACCTGGAGAGGATTTGGAGTCCACGTCCTACTTTGACCACCGTGTGTCCATCTTACCACCGCAACGCCCTCGTAAGGGTTTCAGATTCCATGAACAGGGTCGATTTGAGAAGATCGCACAGAGAATAAGAACTAAG GCTCAGCTGGAAAGGTTGCAGAGTGAAATTGCCCAGGCAGCAAAGAAAACAGGAATCCAGGCATCCACCAAGCTGGCCCTTATTGCTCCGAAGAAAGAGATTGGTGATGGGGAGGTGCCCAACATTGAGTGGTGGGACTCTTTCATCCTGCCCTCCAACATAGATAT AACACCCGACACCAAATTTGAAGAATTGGAGCTATTTGGTGTGACCAACCTTGTTGAACATCCTGCACAAATGAGCCCTCCAG TTGATAACGATAAACCTGTAACGCTGGGCGTTTACCTGACAAAGAAAGAACAGAAGAAACTGAGAAGACAGACAAGAAGagaggggcaaaaagaagtccAGGAGAAGGTTCGTCTGGGTCTGATGCCTCCACCAGAGCCCAAAG TACGCATTTCTAACTTGATGAGAGTACTGGGGACGGAGGCAGTTCAGGACCCCACAAAAGTAGAGGCCCACGTCAGAGCACAGATGGCCAAGAGACAAAA GGCTCATGAGGAGGCAAATGCAGCACGCAAGCTtacagcagagcagaggaaagaaaagaaagtcaagAAGTTAAAAGAAGACCTCACCGATGGTGTTCACATTGCTGTTTACAG GATCCGTAACCTGCAAAATCCTGCTAAGAAGTTTAAAGTGGAGGCTAATGCCAACCAGCTGTACCTGACAGGCACTGTTGTTCTTCACAAAGATGTCAACCTTGTCGTGGTGGAGGGAG GGCCTAAATCTCAGAAAAAGTTCAAGAGGCTGATGATGCACAGAATTAAATGGGAGGAGCACAACAGTAAAAGAGATG ATCcagatggtgatgatgatacGAAGAGGAACAACAAGTGTTGGTTGATTTGGGAG GGTACAGCAAAAGAGCGTAGTTTCGGGGATATGAAGTTCAAGCAGTGCCCCACAGAAAGCATGGCCAGAGAACACTTCAAGAAACACGGCACAGAACACTACTGGGATTTAGCTCTCAGCCAAAGTGTATTGGATTGCACAGATGACTGA